The DNA window TTCTCCGTGACCCAGAGGTACCTGCTATAGCCGATGAAGTAGGTGCCGAACTCGTTCTGCCCGGGCCTGCCGAACGGCATGTTGTCGCGCAATATGTCGTACTCGTTGCCGTCGGCATCCTCGATCGTGGCCAGCGACTTGTGCGATTTGCGTGGCGCGTCGTCATCATCGATCTCGATGTTGTCGATCTTGGTTCGGCCGATGATCGCCTCCTGCTCGGGCGTCGGAATGCGCGCCCAGGCCTGCATATCGTGCAGATATTTCTGGACGACGACATAGCTGCCGCCGGCAAAATGGCCATCTTCGTCGCCCACGAGCGCCGAGGCGGGCAAGTCGAGGCCGGTCGGGTTGGCGGTGCCGTCGACGAAGCCGAGCAGGTCGCGGGCATCGAAGTAGCGGAAGCCCGTCACCTCGTCGACGACGGTCACATCGGGACCAAGCCTGTCGAGCAGGATACGCTCGAACTCGAAGCACATGTCGGGCCGTTCGGACCGGATGTGGAAGAGGAGGTCCCCCGGTGTCGAGGGCGCCGAGTGGACCGCTCCCTTGATCGGCGCGAATGGTTTCAGTTCCAGCGGCCGCCGGCCCGGGCTGAGACGGTCCCAGAGATCGCGGCCGATGCCGGCAATGCACGACAGGTGGCCGCCGAGGTCGCGGAACCCGACAGTCTTGACCAGGTCGTCAAGCTCGCCGAGCACGGAACAAACCTTGGTCAGGGCCGGCTGTTCCGCGGCGACCGTGACGACGAGGAAAATCGCCGATTGCGAAAGCGGAGCATCGACGCTCTGCGCATCGATCGGCACACGGTCCCAATTCTTGCTCGACATCCGATAATCTCCGCTTTTCCCGGATTTGTTTCAGATCGCCCAGGATGACGCAATACTGGATGAATTGCCTCTTTATCGACACGCGGATGCGGGTAGAGTGCGGCAGAATTTCAATCAACCTGTTCGGAGCTGATGCTCGCACGCCTGTTCGTGATCTTCGGTGGCTTGTTCGTTCTGGTGCTGTGCGCGGCGCTGGTGGGACCGTATTTTGTCGACTGGACCGGCTACCGCGCTCAGTTCGAGCGCGAGGCAAGCGCCGTCCTCGGCCGCAAGGTGACCGTGCAGGGCGACGCCACGGCCAGGCTGTTGCCATTCCCCTCGGTGACGTTCTCCAACGTCGCCGTCGCCGGTGGCCCCAACGGCCAGCCGGCCATGACCGTCGAGACGTTTTCGATGGATGCGGAACTGGCACCCTTCCTGCGCGGCGAGGTGCTGATCTTCGACATGCGGCTGGTGCACCCGAAGGCAACCATCGATATTGCCAATGACGGCACGGTCGACTGGGCGATACGGCCATCCTCGCCCTTCGATCTCAACCAGATCTCGATCGAGAAGCTGACGGTGACGGAGGGGCAGGTCGAACTGCGCCATGCGGCGGGCGGGCGCAGCCACGTCTTTTCCGAAATCAACTCGACCATTTCGGCCAAGTCGCTGGCCGGCCCATGGCGCATGGACGGCACGTTGCGGCTGGACGGGTTGCGCACCACTGTGGCGGCGTCGACCGGCAAGGCCGAAGGCAATGGCCAGATGCGGCTGCGGCTGAAGGCCGATCCCGATGCTTATCCGCTGGTCATCGAGACCGACGGCAATGCCGGCATCGTCAACGGCGCCGCCGTCTATTCCGGCCAGTTCAAGATTTCGAGTGCTGACAAGAATGGCGCCGACAAGAACAGCGCCCAACTGCGCGGCAACGATGGCGAGACGGTGAAGGTCAGCGCCGGCAAGCCCGATCCGGGTTTCCGGCTGAACGGCAAGTTCTCGCTCGACCACCAGAAGCTCGGCGTCGACGAATTCCGCTTCGAGACCGGACCGCTGGACAACCCCTATACAGCCGACGGCAAGGCCTCGGTCGATCTCGGCCAGAAGCCCAGCTTCGCCATCGAGGCCAATGGCGCGCAGGTACAGTTCGACGAGGCGGTCGGCGCCCAGGCCGGGGCCGGCCTGACGCTCGAACAGCGCATTGCCGGGCTGGAGCAAGCGCTGCTCGGGCTGCCGAAGCCGACCATACCCGGCACCGTCGAGGTGAAGCTGCCGGCGGTGGTGGCCGGCGATACGACGGTCCGCGACGTCCATCTTTCCGCCGAGCCGGTCGAAGGGGGCTGGTCGGTGAAATCACTCGCCGCGACCTTGCCCGGCCGCACGACGCTGGAGGCCAATGGCATGCTGAGCGTCGAGGACCATTTCGGCTTCACCGGCTCGCTGCTGCTGGCTGTGGCGCAGCCATCCGGTTTTGCCGCCTGGCTGTCGAAGGATGTCGACGAGGCGATCCGCCGTCTGCCCGCCGCCGGCTTCAAGGCCAAGGTCGATCTCTCCGAGAAGCGCCAGGCCTTCAGCGACCTCGAACTGATCCTGGGCAAGGCGAAGTTTTCCGGACGCATCGATTCCAGCCAGCCTGACGAAGCCAGGCCATCGGTGCTGATGCGGCTTGAAGGCGGCGAGCTTGACGTCGATGGGC is part of the Mesorhizobium loti genome and encodes:
- a CDS encoding Dyp-type peroxidase, producing MSSKNWDRVPIDAQSVDAPLSQSAIFLVVTVAAEQPALTKVCSVLGELDDLVKTVGFRDLGGHLSCIAGIGRDLWDRLSPGRRPLELKPFAPIKGAVHSAPSTPGDLLFHIRSERPDMCFEFERILLDRLGPDVTVVDEVTGFRYFDARDLLGFVDGTANPTGLDLPASALVGDEDGHFAGGSYVVVQKYLHDMQAWARIPTPEQEAIIGRTKIDNIEIDDDDAPRKSHKSLATIEDADGNEYDILRDNMPFGRPGQNEFGTYFIGYSRYLWVTEKMLQRMYVGDPPGAYDRLLDVSTPQTGTTFFAPTRPMLQTLVQNAQDQIPAAR